The DNA window TGACAAAAAAGTGGACAGGCCTGCGGAAATGACCTATTCTGCTAAGCTAATAGGAAATAAAAGAGTGAAGGAGACTGCTGGTGGAGACGAACTATCTATTTGAATCAGAGAGACTGGGCTTTAGGCCTTGGAAAGATAACGACCGAGATTTTTTCGCCAGTATGACTGCAGATTTAGAAGTCATGCGTTATTTTCCAGAAACCTTAACAAAACTACAAGCCGATCAATTGATTGATCGTTTTAACAGACATATGGATGATGAAGGCTATACGATGTGGGCAGTAGAAAGAAAAATAGACAGAGTATTTATTGGCTATGTCGGCTTATTGGAAATTACGATGGCAATTGAAGGGCAGGGACATGCAGAGATTGGCTGGCGCCTAGACAAACGTTTTTGGAAACAGGGCTTTGCGACTGAGGGGGCACTCGCTTGTCTTGCGTACGCATTCGACGTGTTACATATGACTGCAGTTTATTCGTTTACAGC is part of the Planococcus kocurii genome and encodes:
- a CDS encoding GNAT family N-acetyltransferase — translated: METNYLFESERLGFRPWKDNDRDFFASMTADLEVMRYFPETLTKLQADQLIDRFNRHMDDEGYTMWAVERKIDRVFIGYVGLLEITMAIEGQGHAEIGWRLDKRFWKQGFATEGALACLAYAFDVLHMTAVYSFTATINVPSETVMKKIGMSKIGEFQHPKLACDSPLKTHVLYKIEKQQFTNSKG